Proteins encoded together in one Carya illinoinensis cultivar Pawnee chromosome 3, C.illinoinensisPawnee_v1, whole genome shotgun sequence window:
- the LOC122304177 gene encoding F-box/LRR-repeat MAX2 homolog A yields the protein MATTINDLPDAVLSTIIALISDSRTRNSVSLVSHKFLQLERPTRTTLVLRGNARDLFMIPPCFRSVTHLDLSLLSPWGHSLLSSSSSSYDPLLLARRLRHAFPSVTSLTVYARSPSVLQVLLSPQWPALRHLKLVRWHQRPHLPVGSDFSPVFDKCPSLSSLDLSEFYYWSEDLPPVLRAYPAVSASLTKLDLLTKSFAEGFKSLEIQDIAAACPNLKHLLLACVFDPRYNGFVGDEALLSISRNCPKLTLLHLADTTSLSNTRGDPNEDGYSSEDARISRATLVDLFTSLPLLEELVLDVCKNVRDSGLALEALGSNRSKLKVLKLGHFHGVCMAIGSQLDGIALCRGLESLSIKNSADLDDMGLIEIARGCGKLKKFEVVGCKKITGKGLRTLASLLRKTLVEVGISACINLDAAASLRALEPIRDRIERLHIDCVWENLGEGEDLGGIEEDTQEGVYDFDIHEGDEEECENATRVIDFFSGGEMDGMGNRKKCKYSSEASAKADCSYMASNGNGFWLKSWERLRYLSLWIGVGELLTPLPVAGLEYCPSLEEIRIKVEGDCRGRPKPVEREFGLSTLASYTQLSKMQLDCGDTLGFALTAPSGQMDLSLWERFFLNGIGDLTSLEELDYWPPQDSDVNQRSLTLPGAGLLGGCIALRKLFIHGTAHEHFLSFLLRVPNLRDVQLREDYYPAPEENDMSTEMRVDSCSRFEDALNSRPIPD from the coding sequence ATGGCCACCACCATCAACGACCTTCCCGACGCTGTTCTCAGCACCATCATCGCTTTGATCTCCGACAGTCGCACCCGCAACTCCGTTTCCCTCGTCTCCCACAAGTTCCTCCAACTCGAGAGGCCAACCCGCACCACCCTCGTCCTCCGCGGCAACGCCCGCGACCTCTTCATGATCCCCCCCTGTTTCCGCTCCGTCACCCATCTGgacctctcccttctctctccctGGGGTCATTCCCTTCTCTCCTCTTCATCATCTTCCTACGATCCCCTCCTTCTCGCTCGCCGTCTCCGCCACGCCTTCCCCTCCGTCACATCCCTCACCGTCTATGCCCGTTCTCCCTCCGTTCTCCAGGTCCTCCTTTCACCCCAATGGCCCGCCTTGCGTCATCTCAAGCTCGTCCGCTGGCATCAACGCCCTCATCTCCCCGTCGGGTCCGACTTCTCTCCGGTCTTTGACAAATGCCCCTCCCTTTCTTCCCTGGACCTATCCGAATTCTACTACTGGTCCGAGGATCTCCCCCCAGTTCTCCGAGCCTATCCGGCTGTTTCGGCTTCCCTTACCAAACTCGACCTCCTCACCAAGTCCTTCGCAGAGGGCTTCAAATCCCTCGAGATCCAAGACATCGCGGCTGCTTGCCCCAACCTTAAACACCTCCTCTTAGCCTGCGTGTTCGATCCGAGGTACAATGGGTTCGTCGGAGACGAGGCTTTGTTGTCGATATCCAGAAACTGCCCAAAGCTCACGCTTCTCCACCTGGCAGACACTACGTCCTTGTCGAACACCCGCGGGGACCCAAACGAAGACGGGTATAGTTCCGAGGACGCGAGAATCAGCCGTGCGACGTTAGTGGACCTCTTCACTAGCCTGCCTCTGCTAGAGGAGCTGGTCCTGGATGTGTGCAAGAACGTGAGAGATAGTGGGTTAGCGCTGGAAGCGCTTGGCTCCAATCGTTCGAAGCTGAAGGTGCTGAAGCTGGGACATTTTCATGGTGTGTGCATGGCGATTGGGTCGCAATTGGATGGGATTGCCTTGTGTCGAGGGCTGGAGTCGCTGTCGATAAAAAACTCGGCAGACTTGGACGATATGGGCTTGATCGAGATCGCGAGGGGGTGTGGTAAATTAAAGAAGTTTGAGGTTGTTGGGTGCAAGAAGATTACTGGGAAGGGACTGAGGACTTTGGCTTCTTTGCTGCGGAAGACTTTGGTTGAGGTCGGGATTTCTGCTTGTATAAATCTCGATGCGGCGGCGTCTTTGAGAGCGCTGGAGCCAATTCGCGATCGGATCGAGCGGCTTCACATAGATTGCGTGTGGGAAAATTTGGGAGAGGGAGAGGATTTGGGTGGTATTGAGGAGGATACTCAGGAAGGCGTTTATGATTTCGATATCCATGAAGGGGATGAGGAGGAGTGTGAGAATGCAACTCGTGTAATCGATTTTTTCAGTGGCGGTGAAATGGACGGGATGGGCAACAGGAAGAAATGCAAGTACTCATCGGAAGCTTCAGCCAAGGCGGATTGCTCGTATATGGCAAGCAATGGAAATGGGTTTTGGCTCAAGAGCTGGGAGCGGCTCAGGTATCTGTCTCTGTGGATTGGTGTTGGCGAGCTTCTGACTCCATTGCCAGTGGCGGGTCTTGAGTATTGTCCAAGCTTGGAGGAGATTCGTATAAAGGTCGAGGGAGATTGCCGGGGAAGGCCCAAGCCGGTGGAGCGGGAGTTCGGGCTGAGCACACTTGCAAGTTACACCCAGCTGTCGAAGATGCAGTTGGATTGCGGAGACACATTAGGTTTTGCACTGACTGCACCGTCGGGGCAAATGGACTTGAGCCTGTGGGAGAGGTTTTTCCTGAATGGAATTGGGGATTTGACAAGTCTGGAAGAGCTTGATTATTGGCCACCTCAGGACAGCGATGTTAATCAGAGGAGTCTAACACTTCCGGGAGCTGGTTTGCTTGGAGGATGTATTGCACTGAGGAAGCTTTTCATCCACGGTACGGCTCATGAGCATTTTTTGTCATTCCTGCTTAGAGTACCAAATCTGAGAGATGTGCAGCTAAGAGAGGATTACTATCCAGCACCGGAGGAGAACGACATGAGTACAGAGATGAGGGTAGACTCTTGCAGTCGCTTTGAGGATGCATTGAACAGCCGCCCCATCCCTGATTGA